The Eleginops maclovinus isolate JMC-PN-2008 ecotype Puerto Natales chromosome 6, JC_Emac_rtc_rv5, whole genome shotgun sequence DNA segment TAAtgaatttgtcttttttgttggAATGAATGCGCAGCCTTCCATGTGTCCATCTATGTCCTTCCGTTTTGGCGCCCcgttttggaacattttcagCAGCAGGGCGGGGGAGAGCAGAACAACAGgcagctgtttgtattttcagtcAGTGGAGGATCAGAGGTGTGATCCTCCAGCTTACAGACCCTGTCGATTCCTGGACGCCACACAGACACCAGGCCCATTAATGGATTGGCACTGGGAGGAGGTGCACAGGGAGTATGTGGTAATATATCCTCCTTGATTTAACTTATACCACACAAACAACTACGAGtgccaaaaaataaacaatagttGAAGGATCCAATTTAAACAGTTGTCTACAAGAGTTGCATGCAGGAAAGGGGTAAGTAGCCcgacatgttaaaaaaataaatatatttattttttttgcatctaTGACTGGTACAATGTGAAAAtacatgatgatgatgttgatatGTAATGTTCTTTAATAGTatgacaatgtgtttttgtttcctattCAAACATCTTAAATATAAATCTGCTCCCTCTTCCTTATTGCAAAATGTATGGAAGTGCAAATGTTGTTCATGTCAGAGGCCTGACCGCCACTATAGTCTGCCTTTtgaattgttctttttttccatgaaactgacttttttttttacatactctgctatataaaattaatatacactgcctggccaaaagaaaggtcacaagcctgtggggggcagtgctatgatctggtgttgctgcagttggtctggtctaggttcagcaaggttatgtgcccaaagaatgaggtcagctgactacccGAATgtactgaatgaccaggttattccatcaaaggattttttcttccctgatggcacgggcatgttccaagatgacgatgccaggatccatcgggctcaaattgtgaaagagtgggccagggagcatgagacatctttttcacacatggattggccacagagtccagacctgaacccgattgagaatctttgggatgtgccggagaagactttgcgcagtggtccgaatctcccgtcatcaatacaagatattggcgaaaaattaatgcaagactgaaataaatgttgtgacattgcagaagctggTGGCAACcatgccacagcgaatgcgtgccgtaatcaaagctaaaggcggtccaaccttttttgggccgggcagtgtgtatcgaaatatatatcaaatatgtATGTCGATATTTCCGACATAGACTTTACTATGTCGTTTTTCTGATAATTACACATACTATTTCTATGTTGCTTTTCCTGACATTTGTAGACATTAAGCACATTTGAACAAGGCAATTttaagtgctttacaaaaaatgaaaaacacaaggaCTTTATTGAACAGCAGGTGTTCATAAATAAGTCATACATTCCAagaagagcaacaaaaaaaagacagtataGTATATTTATGTCACTGACTCGCAAGACACTCTGAGATAGGGCACACTACATACCGTTTTCACTCTGTTCACTTTTATTAATACTTCAAAGAAGCATTCACAATCTGTACACAGGATTTGTACTCAAATGAAATAGTCAGGCTGTGAGAAATGATCCATTATGGTATACGTTGTCATGTCACAGTTGGTCCACATGGGAGCAGTATATGTTCAGGATAAAGGATtcaggaaaaagaaacacattgtaATATGCTGATATATTCCTGCGgttaatcaattaaaaaagttctattttgtgTTATCATACAGCAAATATCTGctagggaatattttgcttaggtgtttaacctcTGATGAAccctagttcatcattttctccttcctctgtctctggcatagttctttggccttcgggttgctgtaatctcccttaaagaggggcagcttgggcgctttgttgatgccagtctgtgaccgagcacaagctgacctgtgataatttattgtttagggacatctagaagcccttcttatcttgAATGTAGGTTTCCTGATGTACATTATTTTCTCATGTGCGACAGCTTTAggtagattcagggtccatacTTGTTTAGTCTTGCTAATGTAGAATGATGAtcatacactctgaactggttaaaacctcggactatggaagagatcttcagaattggtcaggCAACTGCTGTGTCAACTCtaggctgcagcaaatgtcttgtcaattctctggccgttaacttcataataaaccttcagtgtttgccatcaaagtttcAGCTCTCCCGTATCTCTTTGAATTTCGTCTCCATTGCTGCAGAAGTGTCCATCACAATATTGTATCCACTATTTGTGCCACTTTTATTCTTTGCAGCCAACATTGAACCTTTCTGAAATGACTGtacagcagcaacacaaatatAATTGTGGTAGGTGGCGACCGTGGCACCAAAgttaataactttaaaatgactCTTCGAGGTGCTGTGGAGCTATATATTTATTAGTACAGAACCATATTTCTGTGTTTAGTCCTATCCTACAGTGTGATTTACAGTAATATTGTGTTGGTCTCAGAAGGGAAACAGGGAGCTGCTTTAGGAAACTGAATTAGGGTGGATCCCTTCATGGAACTGATGTGAGGGTCCACCTCACTAAGTCGTCTTGTATCCTTACAAACATTGTATAGTCCCAAATAAACCTGCAGCAAATGTTATAAATGGTCAATAGTGTCATGGGACCCAGCTCCAGAGCTTGGACCCATGGTGGGAAAGTATGTGTGTTATCATCACTTGTATTATAGTGAAAACCCCTTTGTGTTTAGCACTTTTCGGATGACATTTCCAAGAACCCATTTTAAAAGATTTCACTtgttcagtgttttgttttatcacgctttttgttaataaataaagtaggCTACTGCAGCCTATTGTGTCAGGATCATGACACACTTTCACCAGTAACACAACAGTGAACAATACAATATGGATTTTAATAAAATGGTAACTAACAAAACTAGTTTAACTTAATTTAATGCAGCAAgtcaaaaggggaaaaaagtgatattaaaataatgtagtTGTTTTCTTATCAGCCCGTTTTTCAGCCTGTGACAAAAATTGCCCAGCCTGCGAACGTGAATAGATATGACTAGGATCTGTTGCAGAGCTAATGTATAAGGTTACATTGCCTTGCCGAAGTGTTTCTATTTGTCTGGTCATGTGTGAACACTGTTATTTATAGCTTTTCTTTATGTGAACTCTAGCTGAGTGAGTCAGTGGAGACAAATAACATGGACAGACAATGTTAACATCGGAGCAGTACAAGAGTACAAGATCATGAGAAGTCCAACACAAGTAAGAAGTGCCTCGGTAATGTCTTAATCATAATCCCTGCAAACCTGTTTGGATTGGCAAAAACGACAATCTAATCTTGGTGTCCTCAAGCATTGAGAAACATTGTTTTTCGAATACTTCCAGCtggaaaaagagaagggaaacattttaaacttataaaataaaagaataaaacaattgtATCTGTGAATTCCTGGCATTTATTTACCTCAGATGTGATGTAACAAATGTAGGGGTAGTGGATCAAATGCTGTCTGTAACTTAATTAGAAGGTTTAACCATGGCATGCAGTtggaaaaagagaagggaaacattttaaacGTATCAGGTCAACCTGTATTTCTGGACTAAGGACAGAGAGGTGTTGAACAGAACAGATGGACAGGACGGTTGAGCTCAGACATTTCAGAAGTACAAAGTACAGCAGGGGACAGAAGAAGTGTAAAGTAacgggaaaagaaaaaaaggggtaGCGCATCAAATTAACTCGCTAATgtaattgacattttttaatcaatgttGTCTCAAGGTAAATGTGTAACCACTTTTGAGCATGATCATCTCTCTTGAAAAATATAGACATGCTATGATAATTTTTCAGTGGAAATATCAACCAATGACAAGTGTTCCACCAAGTTCAGACTTGACACTGTGCACCTCTTCAGATATTGAGCACTAAGCATGCAAGAAAATCTCGTAGTTTTTTCGAGAAAACCATATAAAATCCAATAACAACAACTAAAACATCTGGCTTTAGTCTTCAGagggaaatgtttaaaatcccAGGACAAATTACTGCAGTACTGCAGGCATCGTGTTAATGGGCTCCAGCTGTGATTGGCAGTGATGGAAATATTACACTCAttggaaatgttcattttcacCTGGTGCAATGCTGTTAATTTCTGCAGGGATTTGGACAATTCAAAGTTATTTACATGCTaaacataaaagtaaaagaaacacCAGATTACATAATACTTGACATAAAACTTCTTAATTGGTTAGTTATTTTACTCTCTATAATACAGTTTTGagtttttaaagacagaaatagTAACATATGAAACAACATCGAACACCATTTTCCCATCTTTGAAAAACGTGCATATATGCGTTAATTCTGGTGGAACCAGGATGGTTGGTGACTTGTTTTCTGTAGGAGCTTTTAGGATACCATGTGACTTTGTGGTTGTTGATCAAATTGGGTCATATCAAGACACTTGATTAAAGTGGGTGATATCTGAGAGAATGGATAATcaggattaaaaaaatgtggtgtgtgtgtgtgtgtgtgtgtgtgtgtgtgtgtgtgtgtgtgtgtgtgtgtgtgtgtgtgtgtgtgtgtgtgtgtgtgtgtgtgtgtgtgtgtgtgtgtgtgtgtgtgtgtgtgtgtgtgtgtgtgtgttagcatttaCTGAttgacagagacagactgcTACAACAGCTGAGTCTCAGTTAAGATACAGTACAAAGGTTAGTGCTATTaatacaagcacacacacacacacacacacacacacacacacacacacacacacacacacacacacacacacacacacacacacacacacacacacaaacatacacacctaaaaacagacacacaatttGACTCATTACATCATGTTTCACATCATATTTGACAATTCAAAACTTTGCTGTTACGATGGCTCTCATGATACTGCTCAAACTAAGCAGTGCCACGACACCCTCACATTCTGTTGGCAATCGATACTAAAACCTAAGGAACCCATGTCATTGGTTCAACCTCTCCGTCCCCTTCAAGCAACTCAGCAGGAGCAATGTGACACCTTTAAGGCATATGACGAGGCGAGAATAAGGGGGGGGTGAGTGACGGAGAAGAGCAGAGACACAACGGTTACTGAGATAGTTCATACAAGGGAAGTATTCTCAAATCAAACCAATGGAAGTCTTATGGTAACACCACGGTTGCCATTGCTGAGTGAAACACGGCGGCGGACATTGCATTCCTGCAGAATCTAGtgggagaagagaagaaaaggaataaaaaacatgGGAAACCTGCTTTAAAGATCAGATAAGACTGAAACTCAAACCAGGAAAAACCTGCAAAGCAACTGTCATGTGGTTTGGTTGCATTGTTTAGCTGCAGCTGTATCTGTAGCACTGAAAGTATTTGCAGATATATTCGACTGTACTGAGTCCGGAGAAGAATCTCCTACTGGATTAAAGAATTTCGTGGTTGGTTTTCACAGTGAGCACATATTTGCAGTCTGTGGAATGCTAGGGTCCAGCTGTCCCTTCATTCATTGTATGCAGTAAGGTCTGTGCTTGGATGCCAAACACTAGCAGCTAACACCAATGGACTTAAACTATTTTAACTACACAGCAGCATCTTTGGATTTCTCAAACTGGATTAGTGTTCGATTAATGGACTGATGAACTTTGACAAATCTGGTTTGTTTTGATTAATTCCTAAAATACTTTTGAACTAAATGCTGAATTGTTGTGTTATGCAACAGAGGTGATCCACAGCATCAACCTGTGTGTTAACAGCCTTCTAAAGAGGATTATCACATTAAGCAGTGCATGCTATTTAGTCCAAAGTGCATCATCTACACCAACACATTCAGAGCCAGCAGCAGTGTCATTTTTCATATAGAAATATTGAGTGAGCTTTAGATCTGGTCAGAGGTTTTGTTCTGGGTCCAGATGTTCTTAAACACGGTGCTCGTGGTCCTGACAGACCTGGTGGCCCGGTCCCTAGGTAGCGCTATTTTCCGGAAGCACTTCCATCTGGTGCTGTCGGTTGTGGTGATGTTCGGCCCCGCACTGAGCTTCTGGGTCTCCCAGCACAGCGTCTTTGCCAAGAAAACACACTTCCTCTACAGGTGAGGCTGCTTCCTGTTTACTTCCTTATCACTTGTCTTCTTTGACCAGTGGACCTATTTTGACCAGTGAGTTACCTGCAATGCCAATATTTTCTGAGTGTTATagtataaagaaaatattttttctattttgaagACATATTactgttttcatgttttgattatttaaaagctGATGTACTAGATATCTCgaaatgatgatgaagagtCTGAAGACCCCTTTCAGATCAAACCCTGTTGACttcttgattaaataaaaaaagggatgaGGAAAAATCTAACAATGACATATAATAGTAATGCATAGAATAAAATATAGTTGGTTAAGTCGATCTATTGAGAAAATCTAACACTAAATTTTAGacgttttattatatttaagcCTGAATCATCCTGTAAATAAAGAGTGTTGAATCataaaaaagggagaaacatAAGAAAGAGCAACATAAAATCAAGAAATGGACAacctgaatgaaaaaaaaaaacaggtaaaTAGCTAAATAGCACTTCTGTGTACCATGTACCATTTGATCAACTGCTTACCTGGCAATGTGTGAACTTTTGCTGAATAGGGGATGGGACAACGAGTCTTCTTAATGGTTGCCTTCATATAATCTTAATTTCTCACTGTATGCGGTATATATCCCCTGATGTCTAGTGTAGTAAATACTGCATTTTTAACATGATAAAATCTAATTTCCTCccattacttttatttctatAGTCTCTCACTTACCTTCCCATCCTCAATACATCTCCTCTCTTTCCAGAATATTCTTGCGCTCTGGTTGGGGCTGGACCTGCATCTTTGTCGGCTCcttcgtcttcctcctctctttctccatccgtcgctccatctctctgtccatCCGTCACCTCTCTCGGCTTGGGGTGGCTGGTGGACTGTGGGCCGGTTTCTGTAAACTTCTTGACCTTCTGGAGAACACCACTGGAAGCTGCTACGAACATCTACTCAACAGCCCGGAGGTCACCAATGGGCAGCCTCTGTTGGTGCTGCGAGAGGGGGCAAGTAAGTCAGAGTGCCTCAGAGCTGGGATGCTGTGGAGGGGGTATGAAGTTTCACAAGatgtcttcctcctctgcctctgttGCCTGCTGTTGGCCGAGGAAATAGCTGTGTTTGGTCCTTATCTGAGCCTGGGTGGCTTCTCAGGTGGACCTCTGAGGatcctcttccttttctgtgTTCTCCTGCTCTGGCTCTGGATCTTTCTGCTGCTCTGTCTCTTAGCTTACTTCCCTCAGTTCCCCACGCAGTTGCTAGGGGGCGCTCTGGGGTGTCTGAGTTGGAGGGGACTGTACCAGGGCTGGTATCGCCTGGGGCCCACCTGGTATTGCCCTGGGAGGCCTGGACAGGGACTGCTCAATACCAAGACCAACGGTGCTGCAGCAGAACACAAACTGAACCATTATCACTGATATTAATTCAAGAAATTAAACATACAGGTTTTACCACTGACCCAATGCAATGAATCAGGAGCTCAACGTGGTTGTTTGGAGACAACCgtgacatttgtgtttgtttccgtTTCTTAAAAGTAAGACAAGAAATCCTGTTGGAGTTGGGAACAAACAGATGAAGTGGGCTTTCaaaaagttatttgtttttctctataTGTATCACACGTGCTTTCCTACTGTAGTTATTaaaggattctgattctgtgtgAACTGGGTGTCCTGTTACTGATACTCCCAGGAATATCCACGAGAAGAATTCAGGGGACAGTAGCCATTTCGATTCAGgctaaatatatttgagacacCCAGACTTTGATGATATACAGCTTGTTTAcaatgtttaagaaaaaaaaggacttaCTGAAAGTTTTTGATGGATATTTATGGTGCTAATTAAATCAATTTGACACTTGATATTTCAATAAATGTGTAACTTGTGAAATAATAAACTAAAATTCTGTAAACCCTGTTGAGAATATCGACTTTTAGCAGGTGGATAGATTCTATAAAACATTCATGAGTTCTCTGCAGCTGTCAGTTATTAATTTAGCAGCAGTTTGATAAAAAAATCGAATTAATTTTGTGCCATTGTCTGAACAGAGAGGTGAACATTGGATAAGTTTGGTTGCACCTTTTCCCCATTAAGATACATCGCATTCATTTGTGTTCAATAACTGCTAATGCGAAGATTAAAATGTAGGCAAAGCAAGTCACAGAAGAATCATACgaataaaagaaaaggaaagcatTGCGATCTTCAAAAAAGAATAAGCAAATATGACAAAGAATATGACATGTACAAATTAGATTGAAATACATATAAGACTACATAACgtccaataaaaacaaatgaaatgcagttacAGAACTGTAAATGTTGGAAGATGCAGCCGAGAAACCAAAGGGCAATAGAGaaaccaatcaatcaaatgcACAGTAAAACAGGGGTCTTCAGATACAAAAGAGGCTAGGAATGGATATACAAAAATCTGAATGCATGCCATCAGCTCTTATCTGCTGTACTTAAAACAGCAGCGCTATGAGTTTCATGCTTACGTGCTCATAATTAAAATGCTACCATGTTTAAGGGTAACGGGTTAACTTTAATAGAGCCCCCTTTAATGTTTAGCATGttcaacatcattttttttttttacttgttagCCAATATGCTAATTAGCACATCACAAAGTTTAGCTGAGGATAACGGGCGGacactactttttaaaaaatcctcaGAAATATTAACGTTACAGTACGTATCAACAGCAGGAAAAACACTTCTCTGTAAAGACAGAATACTTTATTCCTCCTCAGTTTTATTGATAAAACATCTccacaaagaaaatatatacaaaacatcagCTATCAAACAGCAGAAATGAACGCTGCCTTGACATCTGATCAGTTCAGCGGTCAACCTCAAAGCGTTAAGAGTTTTACAGCACTCAAAAGTATTCCGAGGTTGCACCCTTCAACTATTATACAGGAAGACATTGAGTTTATTGTCTGGAAAACAGTGATAAATTACATGTGTGATTGAGTGACTCAATGTCATCGTCAGCCAAAACTTGGAAGTCTTTTACTTCACCTACAAAGAACAAATTGGAAAAAAGGGGGAGCAAAgtccttcatttaaaaatgaacaagaCCAGAAAAAACTGATATCCTGTTTacacaaaatcatttttaatgaccATCATAGACAAAGAGGAAGTACATGGCAAATGAAAATTAAGGCATAGCTTGAATTTTTCTTGTGGAAAATAAtctcttttaaaaaagtcaagGCCCTATCCAATGAACAAATTGAAGGAGCAATTGCTGGTGTCACCATTTCAATTCAGTTCCAAATGCTACAGCCAATAAACCAACACTGTGGTTTACTGAAGTGTTCGTAACAATAGTATTTACTACAATTATGTCATTGACTATTGAACACCTTTCTGAAAATTACcaacatggtaaacattaaaATCAAGAGAATATTTGTGTGTAGTTCTTGAGTGCATGTGCATGTACTTGCAGCCTTCAGGCAGGCTTAGGTAACCAGTGTGACTGACAGACAGTGAACTGAAGTTGGCCTTTTCAAATATTATTGTGATCATAGCAGATTATGGGAAGTAAAAGAtcttaaaactgaaatatttgaaacatttagGGAGGGATTAGAATAAGTTGATTTATCAGGAAAGGGTAGGGATTTGGGAGGAAATAGAGTCCAGGGGTTCCCAGTGAGAGTTCATCATGGCGTCATAGAGCTCCTCGCTGCGTTGCATAAAATCTGTGTTCCACTTCTCCACGTCACACTCTGGGATGGGCTCTGTAAACACCAAGCAAAAACGTGTACACATTCAAATTATAAGGTCACAAGAGTATGCAAATAATTCAAAGTCAAATATTCTTGACACCATCAGCAAATAGGATAGGCACCAGAAAACCCTGGAGTTGTAGATTTCACAAGTTGCATCTGTGAGACTTACTGTGACTACTCCTAAGGAAAACACTTAAATCAACTGCTTAACCAGTTAAAGTAAATATGGAAATGTTGGATTTAAGATGCACTAAGCATCTTAGTAAGCAACACCAGAATGCATATATCAACAAGCCTAGTTTATCTTGTAtgacaacaaagaaagaaaaaagagcttTTCCATGGCAAAAACAAGTCTTACCTTCTGAATTATCCTCGTCtatctcccccccctcctcgtGGCTCTGctgaaaaaacatcaaatattgggaaattatttctgaaacgttaacaaattaatatatttctgaaatacaacaaaataatatctGTTTTTAGAATTCATATGTATTTAGCCTAGCACAAAGTCTGATTgggttgtttctgttttgttttttgacaaagATGTAATGCTCGAGTTAGCAAGCTTAGCACACAGAATGGAAACAGGAAGGAATGCTCAGtctaaatgtcaaaaataataataatatttctgtaaaaGCTCACAAGTGAACATGTTAttattggtttgtttgtatAACAATATTTGGCTTTCAAATAATTCCATACAGAATTTCAccccaaaaatacacatttttattgctGGCTAGATTATTGCATTTGGACAGAGGAAAGTCAAAGAAAGTCAAAAATAAGACAAAGATCAGCTGACTGTATCAGTGACAACTTAATCGACCACAAGGCGAAAGGGTGTTTTGGAAGTGCTGCTAGCTGGATTTTATCTTCATTGGTGGGGGCTACCTGCTTTAGCGTACTCAAACGCTTTGTGCTCCCCAGGGTAACGTCATGAATCATACCTACTCACTGCATAGTAACCAAGCATCTCAAACACGGGAGTGAACGTGTTCCCCTCACCTCTACAGCTCCTGACATGTCCGTGGGCGCGGGTGGGAACCCTGTGGGAGGTGGTGGCATCATGTGGCCTGGTGGGGGGTATCCATAGGGCCCGTAGTTATAGCCACTGTTGTAGCCGCTGTTGTAACCACTATTGTAGCCGCTGTACTGGTCGTAGCCTCCCCACTGAGGGTAGTAACCCCCCTGACCCCCGCTGCCTTGGCTGCCGTAGTAACTGGACTGGGACTGGTTGTAGTTGCTATGGAAATTTTGTCCCTGGCCCCCATGGTAGTTGCTCATCTTTTGGCTGAAACACAAGAAATACAACGTGATTATTTAACAGAAATGTTGTATTGATTTGGATCCATCAACTATTTCACAGATCAGAAGGTTTAActaagaaaaaataacatgcctcaaataagttaaacatttaaaaaggtcatTATTGTTAGGGAAGTTTTGGCTTAGGTAGTTAAACTTTGACACAGTTGATaatttttttccttcctctgtctattcccatggcatacGTCTTCAATTTTGggggtgctgtaatctcccttgCGGAGaggcagcttgggcgctttgttgatgccagtctatgagCGAGCACAAGCTACCTTGAGatagttattgttcagggacatctagaagcccttcttatctggagcGTAGGTgagattcagggtccatatttgtttagtctcgctgatgaggaatgttgatcatccactctgaactggttaaaacctccTATTGTAGTAGAGTTCTTGTCAATCCTCCAGCCGTTAAGTtcaataaaccttcagtgtttgccatcaaagttccagctctcctgtgtctctctgagttttgtctccattactccagaagtttccatcacaattaTAATGGAATGTGACTGTATAATGGGGTTTGCATATTAAAGcacaaaaaggtttttaaatttCGATGATAATAAATAGATAAAAGGCTAATTTGCTTCAGCGGTTCAACCCCCAAAAACCTTGAAGGTTctatttaagtcattttaacCAACAACATAGCAAcatgggggggaaaaagggggaatTCCCATGCAAATTTGTCCTCGAAAACAGATAAAAGTACAAGACTCAATAAGCCCAACACCCATAAACACGCCAAGGAGCATTGTCAATTTACATTATATAATCTTTGGCATTTTTTACCTCTTTGCCACAGCAATGCTGAGTCTGAGTGGTTTGCCCCCGAGCATCGTACCCTGGCACTCCTCGATCGCTTTCTTCTGCTCGCCCTCCTCCCCAAACTTGACGAAGCCGTAGCCTCTGCAGGTGAAACAACCGTTAAACCTCCTCTCCACTCCGACACATACTCCATACTTGGCATTTAATAGCCACTTatgaaaaacagaataaaatgggTATTATTATGGTAGAACTGAAacttgttgttttacttttaacatgAGGTAGCATCACTT contains these protein-coding regions:
- the trnau1apb gene encoding tRNA selenocysteine 1-associated protein 1-like isoform X2; this encodes MFNRQTSLWMGDLDPYMDENFIKQAFSAMGESPFGVKIITHRITGGSAGYCFVELADEASVDRCVQRLNGKLVPGSNPPRKFKLNYATYGKRPEAGPEFSVFVGDLASEVDDFQLHQVFKKYLSCKGAKVVTDQYGYSRGYGFVKFGEEGEQKKAIEECQGTMLGGKPLRLSIAVAKSQKMSNYHGGQGQNFHSNYNQSQSSYYGSQGSGGQGGYYPQWGGYDQYSGYNSGYNSGYNSGYNYGPYGYPPPGHMMPPPPTGFPPAPTDMSGAVESHEEGGEIDEDNSEEPIPECDVEKWNTDFMQRSEELYDAMMNSHWEPLDSISSQIPTLS
- the fitm1l gene encoding fat storage-inducing transmembrane protein 1 gives rise to the protein MFLNTVLVVLTDLVARSLGSAIFRKHFHLVLSVVVMFGPALSFWVSQHSVFAKKTHFLYRIFLRSGWGWTCIFVGSFVFLLSFSIRRSISLSIRHLSRLGVAGGLWAGFCKLLDLLENTTGSCYEHLLNSPEVTNGQPLLVLREGASKSECLRAGMLWRGYEVSQDVFLLCLCCLLLAEEIAVFGPYLSLGGFSGGPLRILFLFCVLLLWLWIFLLLCLLAYFPQFPTQLLGGALGCLSWRGLYQGWYRLGPTWYCPGRPGQGLLNTKTNGAAAEHKLNHYH
- the trnau1apb gene encoding tRNA selenocysteine 1-associated protein 1-like isoform X1 produces the protein MFNRQTSLWMGDLDPYMDENFIKQAFSAMGESPFGVKIITHRITGGSAGYCFVELADEASVDRCVQRLNGKLVPGSNPPRKFKLNYATYGKRPEAGPEFSVFVGDLASEVDDFQLHQVFKKYLSCKGAKVVTDQYGYSRGYGFVKFGEEGEQKKAIEECQGTMLGGKPLRLSIAVAKSQKMSNYHGGQGQNFHSNYNQSQSSYYGSQGSGGQGGYYPQWGGYDQYSGYNSGYNSGYNSGYNYGPYGYPPPGHMMPPPPTGFPPAPTDMSGAVEQSHEEGGEIDEDNSEEPIPECDVEKWNTDFMQRSEELYDAMMNSHWEPLDSISSQIPTLS